The Cheilinus undulatus linkage group 17, ASM1832078v1, whole genome shotgun sequence genomic sequence AAAGATGCTTTATTAAgagatttaaatgtataatgtgcaataaatcagtAGATTACGAACATTCTAAGCCTTtgcctttacttcctgtttacttATTTCCCCCCTGAGGTGCAGGCCTCCTGCGCCTGCTCTGCTTTCATTCACTGCTGTTTCAAGGCTGCGCGTGCGCATTCGCTCCTTTTCAGGACAAAAGATAGGAGCCCTCAGGGCGCAACATGACAGCAAACTGAAGGGTTTATCACTAACCACTCGCCAGACACCAACAGCTGGCAACAGAGAGATACGCTTTGTAATTTGAGACACACAGAAGAAGTCACCCACCATCGGGGTAAATACTGGCTTTCTGCCAGGTATTGCGCCTGTGTTCGTTGTTTAGCTCATCAAGAGGTGCTAGGAAGACAGTGAAATGCAATAGGAAAACTCAGTGGAGTGTTAAAGAATAAGGCGTTTTGAGAGGAGGACAAGGAAGAGCTTGGACTGGACTGGCCAGATGtcaggatgaagcaacaaagctgtgatTGATATTAAGAAGTaagtaaatcaatcaataacAGTTTTGTGGGTTTaagcatttttgctgcattcaggtctggtttatatattttttactcagCCAGTCACTATTGAAGCAGTGACTACTGGCACCTTATGCCTTCTgtaaatatttctatttaaaataaacattcaatcaGCTCTTCAACATAATTTTGTCATGTATTGAGTTGATAATATGtgataaattaaaaattgaagTTGACAGTGATAAGAGTTAGTTACTTATGGCTGCTGCTGATCCATATAATAAccatgttattttaatatttgttcaccAGCCAATCAAATGCAGATATAAAAAGGGCATATTGATATAACTTAACTCTCGCTGTAGTAACATCTGTTGATGTACCTTACATACATGACATATCAAATTGGGATTTTATCGTAGCCCCCCTGAAAAAATAATTCACCAGCCGCCACTGCGTTGATGGTTTACAGTCAACGAATCTATGATGGATCTATGATGGACATGTTTACTAAGCCACAAACAGAAAAGCTCAGAATTGCTGTGTTGTAATTGTAGGCTGTTAGATTTCATGCTGctcattttttacaagaagtttgTAGCAAATTCATGACACTTGTTTGAAGAgaagatgtgtgtgtgtgtgtgtgtgggggggggggggggggttgaccTTTTGGATGAACTTTGAGTTCCACTAAACTACAGTGACCTTCTAAATTCTAAACTTAGATTCAACATAGGGTTTTCCCTAAAGTCTGCTTTCTAAGATGACTTTTCATGGAAGTCACAGTACGGGTGGAGACCTAGCGTACCTAATAAAAAGGCCTCAGATTTCCTGTCGGGCCTCTCGTGCAGAGTCCAACCATAGGTTCAGATTGGCATGTACCTGTTTTTGGGTCCTGAGACCTTCTGTGGGTGATCGGTGATAACTCCTATGGGTGAACAAACCAGTTCAGGGTGGTTACTACTTGTGAGTGGAAAGGAAACCCCTCTACAAAAGAGGGTATGAATAGAAGCTAACAAGTACTACCCAACGGCTATTAAAAGTCAGGGAGACCCATGCTGGTATTTTGATCACTGAAGGTAGCGTCAGCTGATTAGAGTAAACAGTTTCTATGGTCCAATGGAGAACTACATTTAACCAAAAGATATCTTTTGTGGTTTCAActccattttgaatttttggttCCTATATTCTCATGTTGAACCAATATGTTTTgtctttgctttaaaattgacttttaaatcctttttcatTCATGTAATCATTGAAATTTTCatataatccattttttctttgctgttgaTGCCTGTACTCCTCAATGAAATTTGCTGGGTCTAATCAACTCAGGGTTGATTTATGAATTTCTGGAGTATTTTTGGTACATATTTTTGCTGAAGCTTTGTCAAtataaaaaggtttttaaaccCCAATTTTAGTTCTTGGTTGGATTTTGTCAACAAAACTCAATAATCTTAGATAAGTGTTCATAAAGGTTGTTCTCTGGTCCCAGTGTTTTGTTCTGCTTAAGGTCCATTTACACCCCTCCCCTCCTCATCCTACTCCAGCAGAGAAAGTCAAACTGAAGTTACTggagaaaacagtgaaaatggaGGATTGGAGATGTAGATAAACATCAACCTAGAATCAGAAACTGCTGGACAAGATGCAGAAAACTTTAGAAGACTCTGCAGTCCATGGACGGTCTGATGCTGCATGCAGGTACATGTGGAGTATAAGAGAGGCAGATGTGTGACAGGTAGATCATGAATAAGAGGAGAGCCAAGCAGTGGGAGAGTGAGCTGTAGTGTCATATATTGGCTAAAAAACCTAAGTAGACTGTGAGTCCACTTTATAAAGAAAACTCAAAGTGTTTGATTGTAAATCTGTAGCTCTCCTGTGATCTGTAGAATGAAGTGATGCTTCAATCCTCTCACCATGCCATGAAATGACTCCATTAGAAATCACAGTCCTGAATTCAGACTTTATCCCAGTTACATACCAGTAGGCCTGTGCCAGTATTTTCATGAACacacagtaaaaactggagtgttcATTTCTCACTGTGAAGTTGATTTAACGCCCTAAGTGTCATTTGAACTCCACCCTGAGTTCAGTGGTCTTCAGTGTTAAAGAATAAAGTATAAAGAAAtcattaaaatgggttaaaaattgaaaaaagggttaataatggcaaaaaatggtggaaaaggtggtaaaattggatgttaaaagtagcagaaatgggttacagtggcaatAGTGGGCATAAACAGttgtaaaagggagttaaaaagtggctgaaaaggctttaaattggcaaaaaaatgggtgggaatctggtgaaatgggaagaataatcaatataaactggcaaaatagtgctaactgagaaatAAAAACTGGGAatatattggcagaaattggtaaaactggcaaaaaatggcatatcagatagtcacgtgtggtaaaaatgggacaaTTCCTTCTGCCTCCTCCCTGAAGGTTCTTGGGGAAACGGTCCTGTTTGAGCTGAGCTGGTCCTTCACACCTGGATCTGGATGTCTAGAGGAACAAAGATTTCAGCTTAAATAGAGCGTTACTGATTCAAATATCTGTGAACTACTAATAACAGCATGTGAAGCTGTCACTGATCAGACGTGTTGAACCCTCAGGTTGTATTACAGCACACACAATAACATTGTGGCTGTgcatttctttgtaaatgttGTCATTTCTACCTCAGATGCTATAACAGGTCTAAAACACATTCTACACAGATCACAGTCCCTCTCCTCTGAATCACAGATTTCCTACTGAATCCCACTAAAGCAAACACTTTCATTGCAAtgatttttctctctatttCTACCACCTCAGTCCTTAGTGAGAAAAACCACACTGTCATCATTCCTCTTCCTTTCTGTGTTCCTGCTCTGAGGAAGCTCCGCCCCCTCGCCCTGGTTAACCTCACTGCAAACAGAGACAGACTGTGACTCAGCCCTGAAGAGACGCTCACACCGACAGAGAGAGCTCCGCAACAAAACCAGCACCACTTCCActgagagaggacagcaggagGGAGTACTGGGACTACTGGTTCTACTGGGATACTAGGAATACTTCCACTTTAACCAGGTACTGAATCCACCAACTGAAGCAGACTTTAAAAGAACTCAGAACCAAAGAGAGACGAACTTTCAGGGACAGGGAGTGGCTTCCTGTTAGTCTGCAGTATCTCCAGCTTCACTCCAGACAAAATGGCGTCCAGGTTAGAGGAGGATCTGAGCTGTCCGGTCTGCCTGGACATCTTTGAAGATCCCGTCATCCtgtcctgcagccacagcttcTGTAGAGAATGTGTGGAGAAGAGctggaaggagaaggaggacaagGAGTGTCCCATCTGTAAGAGGAGACCCTCAAAGGGATTATTACCTGTTAACTCTGCTTTAAAGAATCTGTGTGAGACACCAGTCACTAAACATTTTTTAGCATATAAAACCTGGGGAGTTACAtgaacatttcacacattcgcCATGTTTCAGAGCAGTGATGAAATACATTGCAGAACTTTgcctgcacacatactcgcCCTCGCTCTCATTTCAGccctacttttttacaaaaacactcagagacacaacccacacacaccagacatccatcacacacacctctgacacacttccacacatatgtagttatggaTTCACAAAACCCTGGTTATGCCAAACAGTTGTAGAGCTGGCGCGAAGCTTTGGAACTAATTACAGTGTtggatgaagagtccaactactcatatggcttgttttttttttacaggttacaaaattgactatatctcaaaaagcaagttataTACggactccaaataaatttcctgtggctccaaaggatattgtgcaacttttttacatttacaaatttgagggatacagctgtgcaatttttgtatttgaaatatatgtggaaaataaactattttcattttttttaggttCATTGCAcatttaagcaatttattgtagtagttaaaGGTATAGTGTGTAGAATTTagaattttagcgacatctagcgttcagattttagaatgagccgatcttccaggtagctttcaggaccggagggcaggttcgtatttaaaaatcgcgtctcactctttctgtccccaaaacgttgccgtaaacaacatggcggttcgttatgtcagcctccgtgagggcgACCCGTGgtaatgtaaatataaaaagcttttttctaattttgtaaaaagaaaatgaaagttttaaggggatgattgtgcacttattttaacatacttcacataaatatataaatattatatcccatttacaccgtttctgtttggCGAAATgctgccaaattctacacactgtacctttaacacataagtcaatacatattattaaaacttgggatataagggttatattgatgtaaagcaaacaaaaatactCTACaggatgtaaaaatgtaaggatATGTCCTGGCGGACTCGTATAATGgtgggttttaaagggttaaaggacTTACAGAGCTACAGGCTCACAGTACAAAACTATgtgccacattctacaaatttcTGCAGTCAAGGGCACCTGACTCAGTGTGCAGGGTCCgagtgtgtgatgttttttcagattacgactcctgtggagcagacaaatgcgcacagctccacagtgcagcccTTTAACAACTTGTTACCAGCTATGGTCgtcaaactacaacatcttgatataaaaatatccttaaaactGTACATGATACCTTAAATGGCCCAGTTCATAGTTGCTTGCTTAAAGACAGGGACTGTTGCTCCACCGTCACTGCGTAAAAATGACGAGGAGTAAacgctgctgctgtgtttttctttctctcggtgccattaaaaatgcagaacctcaaagacagttttttaaatttaagtttagAAATGGTGCTTCATGAATTAAACACCGCTTATAAAgtcatattgaattatattacagatattaaagagaaaattataatGACGGATTGTAAAATGGCATGATGGAATTTTTACGACCCTTTCTGACGATCCTGCTCTGtgaacatgttttgttgctttttcagtacagaaaaaaagtgatatttcacttaaaacatgaaataagcCTACGCTGCAGATGCATTTTATAGTTACCTAAAGTAAAACCAATTATAGTCATGAACCccccccacaaacacacacacacacacacacacacacacacacacttctcaAAACAAACTGACGCCCTTGGGAACTCTCCTCTATTTCTAAACTGTGATGTCTGTCAGAAATATCTGAATCTTTAATAAATGAGAAACTGAAATCATTTGTTTTAGACTGCTCTGTTTTAAGTTGACACCAGTCTGGtttcagacacaaacacagcactgTCACTGCTGCCActcttgttttaaatgacattatATCAGCCTTGATAACAGGAAACACTGTGCAGCTCTGTTAATTGACCTTTCTAAAGCCTTTGATACTGTTAATcattagtggtgtaaagataatcccATATGGACCGCTGAACTGATCTGAACCTCAACTTCCACAGACAAGCTTTATTATCCTGGTGAATCATTTACAAACACAACTTCTCTCAACACACACCTTTAACCTGGAACAATAAAGACATTAGATATAAAAATACGGCCTTGTTTTTGAAGCAGTGGCTGGAGAATGGTATTCTGTTTGTTACGcagttattcatttaaaaacagacttctgtaaaaatcagaaacaccaaagaagaagatgaTCCGTTCATGTTACACAGAGGATTAAAAATCATTCCTGATCTCCAGATTCTGCTTCATGAAAAAATCAGACTGGTTTCTGTGTTCCTGCTGTGAAGAAGCTCCGCCCCCTCACCTGCCTTATCTCACACCAACCATTAAACAGACTGTTACTTTGACCGGAAGAGAGACGCTCACTCTGGCAGAGAGAGCTCCGCACCAAAACCAGCACCACTTCCAatgagagaggacagcaggagGGAGTACTGGGAATACTGGTAATACTGGGAATACTCCCACTTTAACCAGGTACTGAATCCACCAACTAAAGCAGACTTTAAAAGAACTCAGAACCAAAGAGAAAGGAACTTTCAGGGACAGGGAGTGGCTTCCTGTTTGTCTGCAGCATCTCCAGCTTCACTCCAGACAAAATGGCGTCCAAGTTAGAGGAGGATCTGAGCTGTCCGGTCTGCCTGGACGTCTTTGAAGATCCCGTCATCCTGTCCTGTTGCCACAGCTTCTGTAGAGAGTGTGTGGAGAAGAGCTGGAAGGAGAAGGAGGTCAAGGAGTGTCCCGTCTGTAAGAGGAGACACTCAAAGGATTTTTTACCTCCTAGCTTTGCTTTTAAGAATCTGTGTGAGACTTTTCTGcaggagagaaaacagagagctTCAGAGGatctctgcagtctgcatcagGAGACGTTCAAACTCTTATGTCTGGACCATCAGGAGCCGGTGTGTGTCGTCTGCAGAGATTCAGAAAAACACACTGAGCACCGATTCAGACCCATCCATGAAGCTGTTCAACAACACAAGAAGAACCTTGAGGAAACTCTGCAGCCCTTAAAGAAGAAGTTAGAGGCTCTTAAAGATGTTAAAGTGACGTTTGATCAAACAGAAGCTCACATGGAGGTCCAGGCCCgacacacagagaggcagatTAAGGAACAGTTCAAGAAGCTTCATCACTTtctagcagaggaagaggaggccagGCTGCGTGCtctgagggaggaagaggagcagaagagaCAGAGGATGAAGGAGCAGATGGAGGCTCTGAGAGCACAGATAGCAGATCTTTCACAGACAGTCAGAGCCACAGAGGACCAGCTGACGGCCCAAGACGTCTCCTTCCTGAAAAACTACAAGGCTGCAGTGGAGAGAGTCcagcagcgccccctgctggaggagccacagctgccctcagGAGCTCTGATAGACCAGGCCAAACACCtgggcaacctgggcttcaagaTCTGGACCAAGATGAAGGACGTGGTCTCCTACACACCCGTCATTCTAGACCCAAACACTGCTGATCCAGAACTCATCCTGTCTGATGATCTGACCActgtgagaggaggagagagacagcagcttcctgataatccagagaggTTTGATTTTTCATGGTCTGTCCTGGGCTCTGAGGGCTTTAACTCAGGGACCCACAGCTGGGACGTCGACGTCAGAGACAGTATATTGTGGGGCTTAGGAGTGTTACCAGAGTCTGCTGAGAGGAAGGGATATATATGGTCTAGAGTTTGGGCAGTAGGGTTCTCTGGTGGTAAATACAGAACACTCTCACCATCACATACATACACTGATCTCTCAGTGGAGACAGAACCAAAGAGGATCCGAGTGAATCTGGACTGTAACAGAGGAGAGCTGTCGTTCTCTGATCCTGATACTAACACACTCATACACTCCTTCACACACATTTTCACTGACAGGATGCTTCCATTCTTTTTTAATGGGTCTATCTCCCCACTGCAGATTCTCCCAGAGAAGATCTCTGAGTGTGGAACCAAACTAAACAAACATGATGTTATGATATTATTTGATCCAGTCACTTCTGATATCTGACTACAGAAACTTTCCTTTCATGGTTTACAGTCAACAAATCTATGATGGATCAAAAGTTAGGCCTCATCTGATTACAGATCCTCAAACACCACACCAGCACCACCATGAACAGGACCGCCTACAcacatttataaatgttttaatttgataGAAATTCTACTGACTTTaccatcattttaaagtttaacccAAAATGTTGATAAGTATACCAGTAACAAtactttatttcctgtttgtatGACAGTGAAGACTCTGTAAACTGCTTTGGCGATGCAAACTGATGTTTCCCATGCCAGTAAGGTggtgaactgaactgaactaaaactgaactaaagctttaatgacatcatctttaaaggcagacaACAGAATGTtagtgaagctggggatgttggggcctttttccctccattaCTGCCAAACAGTAGGTCATAGTTGGCAACTTCTGAATGGAACTGGTGCttatgttactgacctgttgcaaaTCAACCTAATCAATCAAGCCTTTGATTAGtttcaaaatgctcctccagctgtttctcaTTATAGCCACTGACTCTAACAGGCTTTTGTTTCtccgtcccagcttttttgagatttgccgctgccatcaaattcaaaatgagctgtaatatttttgtaaaaatgtctttaatcatctgatatgttgtttatgttctactgtgaataaaatatggcttaGTAAGATTTGGTTGTAGCTCTCTTCATGACAGCAGGCACAGGTAGGTTCTTTGAAACAGGTGTAAAAAGTTGGAGAAATCTTGTGGCGCGTCATCTTAGTAACGTTATCTTGCTCAGGTCTCGTAAACACAACAACATGCCACCAACACGCCCTGAGAACTGCCAATGTCCCAAATATATCCAAGTATTTACAAAGTGTTACATTAATGTGTGCTAACATAAAAGTGCATAGAAACAAAACACCTCGATGCACCGCTTGTCCTGAACAGAGAGTCTTTAGTTCTTTGGAGTCGTTCACCTTCTTCTTTTGCTTCAGATGCTAATGATAACAGTCCTCACCCATGTCTGGACAAATTTGCGGAGGTAATGTGCTTAGCGTCAGTGCGGTTCGTCACTTAATTGTATCATACTGGAATCAAAACCCAGAACATTAGTTCCACATGCAAACATaattattttaaccattttaagcctttttaacattacaaaacatgaattatttatgcatttattctTCATATCAAGTTCTGAACTTATGAAATCATTCATGACTCATGTAGTTTTAACATAGCAGCACTTACATTCATGGctcatttaaataaattttagcTTAGATACAGCTTATGTTACAATgatagctatgtagttaactaAACTATGTCAGCTGATGTAGCTactaaagttagctttagcaacgttagcaaatgtagcaatgctagctatgtagctaatgtaacttTATCAACTTTAGGtttcttgtgtgttttcattgagGGCAGGCTTTTTCCTGTTTAGTCTGATGTCTCATCAGCCCTATCCCCcgatagtgaagaatcctttaaaaacattcctggatccagacggtgatccggatcattcccAGAATTtaattcaccgattactccctccccagtggggtggagacacagtgaggcagaGCATTGGCTTCGCcacgtgtggaagtcatggcagagggtgaatattcctctattcctcccagcattgtgagtattctcgctacaattcgctatttttctctctgttacgctcaaactcgtctcctcgaccgggcgtgcatctttcaaactctataaactccaaaactttgaataagttactcatgtccgccatctcctggtgtaaagtggtaacagcgcagacctccaccattagtcctatctcccaatagtaaagaatcctttaaaatattcctggatccagacggtgatccggatcactcccaaaatctaatcagttcctccttatgccatttctgacatttcctgaaaatttcatgaaaatccatccatgactttttgagttatgttgctaacaaacaaacaaacaaatgaacaaatgaacaaacccacccgatcccaggggcggagccagtggcaGCCAGGACCAAACAGggtcccctgaaatctgactggtaTCCCAAAAAACCTTGAGTTGATCATCTATTTGCCTTGTTAGCCATTAAATCGAGCTTTTAGGGTTAATTCAGGCAGGCTACAGAGTCAAACTCTgcctgatcagctgatctaacgCAAGCCCTCTCTCTGGAAattgctcttgcaaccctcctccaccccagctcctcctttattttgcttctgacttaataaatgtcatatacctcaccttgtgggtattaaagtggccccaacatcctgatatttctgtatgtggcccccagtggaaaaagtttggacacccctgggtaagagagtgacaaaatgggttgtggagtggcacaaagggacaacaATTGgtaggaaagtggcaaaaaggggtcaaagagtggcaaaatggacaaaaagtggcaaaaattgatttaaaagtagctaaaataatctaaaatgggttaagattggtgaaaaatgttgcagaattGGTCgaataaagtagtgaaaaggggttgaaagtgtcaaaatgagttaatattagTGGTAAATCACAATTGAGGAGGGCt encodes the following:
- the LOC121525223 gene encoding nuclear factor 7, brain-like — translated: MASKLEEDLSCPVCLDVFEDPVILSCCHSFCRECVEKSWKEKEVKECPVCKRRHSKDFLPPSFAFKNLCETFLQERKQRASEDLCSLHQETFKLLCLDHQEPVCVVCRDSEKHTEHRFRPIHEAVQQHKKNLEETLQPLKKKLEALKDVKVTFDQTEAHMEVQARHTERQIKEQFKKLHHFLAEEEEARLRALREEEEQKRQRMKEQMEALRAQIADLSQTVRATEDQLTAQDVSFLKNYKAAVERVQQRPLLEEPQLPSGALIDQAKHLGNLGFKIWTKMKDVVSYTPVILDPNTADPELILSDDLTTVRGGERQQLPDNPERFDFSWSVLGSEGFNSGTHSWDVDVRDSILWGLGVLPESAERKGYIWSRVWAVGFSGGKYRTLSPSHTYTDLSVETEPKRIRVNLDCNRGELSFSDPDTNTLIHSFTHIFTDRMLPFFFNGSISPLQILPEKISECGTKLNKHDVMILFDPVTSDI